From a region of the Mercurialis annua linkage group LG1-X, ddMerAnnu1.2, whole genome shotgun sequence genome:
- the LOC126665705 gene encoding uncharacterized protein LOC126665705, protein MVLGNGNDIRFWKDNWTTGPLNLSYPDLFHLCRNKDASVSDIFNSDLQHFMRFCWARRLRIGEQQRLRNLVQQLPVISELQSTQDKPAWLRDRQYSSASMSKLLHANTSYRPSSFLLQRIWKEVLPPRIQFFGWLLARDRISSKATLVRRGILHHDLSSCSICSEVESSIHIVLHCHFAWQFWSTLLSRCNVSWVSPGSLDEFFTQWISLSDGRHRKLWKLFWFYGIWHLWKARNKRVFEDEPSDAISLVFWTVCKAVDFHRSHNRGFSYTSSDVFRSIELFYTSCTSLAHDLMNILRIMYIYRGTLKRFGVNRGSVPRSADVAPSGRRWSHLAAREFIP, encoded by the exons ATGGTCTTGGGTAATGGCAATGATATTCGGTTCTGGAAAGATAATTGGACGACAGGCCCTCTTAATCTTTCATACCCAGATCTCTTTCATCTTTGCCGCAACAAAGATGCTTCTGTTtctgatatttttaattcagaccTTCAGCATTTCATGAGGTTTTGTTGGGCGCGTCGTCTTCGTATTGGCGAGCAGCAACGGTTGAGGAACCTAGTTCAGCAGCTTCCGGTTATCTCAGAGCTGCAGTCCACGCAAGACAAACCTGCATGGCTGAGGGATAGGCAATACAGCTCGGCTTCCATGTCCAAGCTGCTTCACGCCAATACTTCTTACCGGCCTTCTTCTTTCCTCCTGCAGCGAATATGGAAGGAGGTTCTCCCGCCTAGGATTCAATTTTTCGGTTGGTTATTAGCTAGAGATCGTATCTCTTCTAAAGCTACTTTGGTAAGGAGAGGGATTTTGCATCATGATTTATCTTCTTGTTCTATTTGTTCAGAGGTAGAATCGAGCATTCATATTGTTTTGCATTGTCATTTTGCTTGGCAATTTTGGTCTACTTTATTATCGAGGTGCAACGTTAGCTGGGTATCTCCGGGGTCTTTGGATGAATTCTTTACTCAATGGATCTCATTGTCAGACGGAAGACATCGCAAGCTTTGGAAGCTTTTTTGGTTTTATGGTATTTGGCATTTATGGAAGGCTAGAAACAAACGGGTTTTTGAGGATGAACCATCAGATGCGATATCTTTGGTTTTTTGGACCGTTTGTAAGGCAGTTGATTTTCACAGATCGCATAATCGAGGATTTTCATACACGAGCAGTGATGTTTTTAGAAGCATAGAGTTattct ATACTTCATGCACTTCACTTGCTCATGATCTCATGAATATACTCAGAATAATGTACATAT accgcggaacacttaaGCGGTTTGGagtaaaccgcggaagtgttccgcggtctgcaGACGTGGCTCCATCTGGACGCAGATGGAGCCAC TTGGCAGccagggaatttattccctga
- the LOC126665721 gene encoding uncharacterized protein LOC126665721 has protein sequence MTTNELPALKIYWDGTILSTPGGVDYGYGKSELVQLTSVVNFAQLQVVIRRVIGLKDGDEIVKIYLRVPRFDEHGRFQKYDGFPMETDVHMQAMWRNVSRTPQMRVLEFYIVYNPLSQVRADGDDCADVDDSVDVDDCADVDDCADVDDGDDFSDEDEEEEHFYGAVADDNEDDDDDDIGGDNGDGTHGENVGGRSEQNTNHFESRLPHEYTHQNVDDMCVNMNLWPKENAIWEAGKEFELGMVFSSRYAVQTCAASYHIAANKEYKSSVTTGKTIVLVCVNNGTCMEVACVAFKRRVRLDNNKI, from the coding sequence ATGACGACAAATGAGCTGCCAGCCCTAAAAATTTATTGGGATGGTACAATATTATCGACTCCGGGTGGAGTTGATTATGGTTATGGTAAATCAGAACTGGTTCAGCTGACGAGTGTAGTGAATTTTGCACAACTACAAGTCGTAATTAGAAGGGTAATTGGGCTGAAGGATGGTGACGAGATAGTGAAGATTTATCTACGAGTGCCTCGGTTCGATGAACATggaagatttcaaaaatatgatgGTTTTCCTATGGAGACAGATGTTCATATGCAAGCAATGTGGCGTAATGTTTCGCGGACGCCACAAATGAGGGTACTTGAGTTTTATATTGTGTACAATCCGTTATCTCAAGTACGTGCGGATGGAGACgactgtgcggatgtagacgactCTGTGGATGTAGACGAttgtgcggatgtagacgactgtgcggatgtagacgatGGTGATGATTTTAGTGATGAggatgaggaagaagaacactTCTACGGGGCCGTTGCTGATGACAacgaggatgatgatgatgatgacatcGGTGGTGATAATGGAGATGGCACCCATGGTGAGAATGTCGGTGGTCGGTCGGAACAAAATACAAATCATTTTGAGTCGCGCCTTCCTCATGAGTACACGCATCAGAATGTTGACGACATGTGTGTCAATATGAATCTGTGGcctaaagaaaatgcaatatgGGAAGCAGGCAAAGAGTTTGAATTGGGGATGGTTTTTAGTTCGAGGTATGCTGTCCAGACATGCGCGGCGAGTTATCACATTGCAGCTAATAAAGAATACAAGAGCAGTGTAACAACTGGTAAAACAATAGTTCTTGTGTGTGTGAACAATGGCACTTGCATGGAGGTTGCGTGCGTCGCTTTTAAAAGGCGAGTCAGACTGGATAATAACAAGATATAA
- the LOC126669221 gene encoding uncharacterized protein LOC126669221 yields MSSRIKQEEEKKEFSIWDLPDVPMGQLPPHLQLQRTRVVCKADAPIHTDNIIYSGAYASMGVDNSLQLDNFRDNFRVEVIRLTKDDMEFDMIGIDAAIANAFRRILISELPTMAIEKVLIANNTSLIQDEVLAHRLGLIPINADPRLFEYLSANDTANEKNTIVFKLHASCKRKSGEPRLTVYSEELKWLPGGSELLKETAKADSKPSTYTSFTAKQDFVLKPISPSEDKIILAKLGPGQEIELEAHAVKGMGKTHAKWSPVATAWYRMLPEVVLLEDVEDEVAEELKKKCPINVFDIEDIGNGKKRATVARPRSCTLCRECIRGGEEWEKRVALRRVKDHFIFTIESTGALPPEELFTEAVKVLEDKCERVITELS; encoded by the exons ATGAGCAGTAGAATTAagcaagaagaagaaaagaaggaaTTTTCAATTTGGGATTTGCCGGATGTCCCAATGGGTCAGCTTCCACCTCATCTTCAGCTCCAGAGAACTCGCGTCGTTTGCAAAGCCGATGCTCCTATTCAT ActgataatataatatattcgggtGCCTATGCCTCAATGGGAGTTGATAATAGCTTGCAGTTAGATAATTTCCGTGACAACTTCAGAGTTGAAGTTATTCGACTAACTAAGGATGATATGGAGTTTGATATGATTGGCATTGATGCAGCAATTGCTAATGCCTTCCGAAGGATACTCATTTCTGAG CTTCCCACGATGGCTATCGAAAAAGTCCTTATTGCAAATAATACATCTCTTATTCAAGATGAAGTCCTTGCCCACCGCCTGGGTCTCATTCCAATCAATGCTGATCCTAGGCTGTTTGAATATCTCTCAG CAAATGATACGGCAAATGAAAAGAACACCATTGTTTTCAAACTTCATGCTTCTTGCAAGCGCAAGTCCGGCGAACCCCGTCTTACAG TATATTCCGAAGAGTTGAAGTGGTTACCAGGAGGTAGCGAATTACTAAAGGAAACAGCAAAGGCTGATTCAAAACCGAGTACCTATACTTCATTTACTGCCAAACAAGATTTTGTGCTAAAGCCAATTAGCCCATCAGAAGACAAGATCATACTTGCTAAACTTGGTCCTGGTCAG GAAATTGAACTCGAAGCTCATGCTGTTAAAGGAATGGGTAAAACACATGCAAAATGGTCCCCCGTCGCTACTGCTTGGTATCGGATGCTTCCTGAA GTTGTATTGCTAGAAGACGTTGAAGACGAGGTTGCTGAAGAACTTAAGAAGAAATGCCCCATCAATGTATTTGATATTGAAGATATCGGCAATg GTAAGAAAAGGGCAACCGTTGCTCGACCACGATCCTGCACACTGTGTAGGGAATGCATCAGAGGGGGAGAAGAATGGGAGAAGCGCGTGGCATTACGGCGTGTTAAAGATCATTTCATTT TTACTATTGAATCAACTGGAGCATTGCCTCCTGAAGAACTATTTACTGAAGCTGTCAAGGTTTTGGAAGACAAATGTGAACGTGTAATTACTGAACTCTCTTGA